The Schistocerca nitens isolate TAMUIC-IGC-003100 chromosome 8, iqSchNite1.1, whole genome shotgun sequence genome includes the window CTACGAGAGGTGTCATGCTGTTGCCTTTGTCCTTTGAACTGACTTAACCATTTACTGGgggcctacagtttaacatggattctTAAGCAAGATGCAACTCGGCATTTTGCACATTAACGAACACTGCCAGAAGTGAAGGAAGTGATAAGTGCTAGATTAAAAACCTAGAAATCACTGGGGATCTAACTCGCGACCTTTGTAGTCTGGCACTTTGCCACTAACACTTATCTTTTGTTAATGTTTAACCTGcccattccacatccctgaaggttgCCCTCGTTCATATCTATGAATGATTTGGTGTATGCCACAAGAAGGATATTAATCAAATCATTGCGTACTAAAAAAATTCTTCCTCGTGACTACATATATTATTAACTGAAGCTAGAATGATTCATGTTACGTATGACAAAGTTCAGCTAAAATTGCAATATGCATCAAATAAGTCTAATGAGAAGAAAACATATTACACTAATTTGAATGAAAATACCCAAAGTTTTCAATGCTTCTAAACTACAACATGCTGCTTCTAAAGCAAAATAAAACATATGTACTTGAACAGCAGTACTGCAATTGTTAAAATAAATGCCTGACAATGGTCATACATTTGCAACAAGAAACACATCACATCAtgtacaatatattttattttctaacgCCAATAATATTTTACGTAAAGTACATTAATAGTCTGAACAGATGAAATTTGCTTTGATTCTTGACAATTCTGTATTAAGCAGCAGATACACAGGCAGCAAATAAACTTGGAAACCAATATAATACATCTTTAACATCTTGCGTGTCAATCCAAGCAAGACCTTCTTTGACCATATAATCGAGTGCTTTTTGAGCACGGTTTCTCTCCCACCGCAACTGATCCTGTAAGTCGGATACAGAGACATTTGCTTTCCCACTATTAGCAGCTTGTTGCAGAACAGCTGTATGGTCCATACTGAGTTCACCTGGTACTGACTGAACTAAGTACTGTCCTTTACCAATTGGTACAACAGAAAATCCGTCTCCAAAAATTCTAAGTTTTTTCGCTGCACTTAGAAGGTCGTCTACTGTAATATCCTGATGCTGTTTATTCTTGCCTCTAGCTTGTATCAAACGGTGTCTTAGTTCGTCTAAACTAATAAGACCACC containing:
- the LOC126198703 gene encoding vacuolar-sorting protein SNF8: MRRRAGVGAIQKQRLEQEKYKDKGTELQENQLEQMTKQLEVFRANLEEFASKHKKEIKKNAQFRRQFQEMCASIGVDPLASGKGFWSVLGIGDFYYELSVQIVEVCLATNYKNGGLISLDELRHRLIQARGKNKQHQDITVDDLLSAAKKLRIFGDGFSVVPIGKGQYLVQSVPGELSMDHTAVLQQAANSGKANVSVSDLQDQLRWERNRAQKALDYMVKEGLAWIDTQDVKDVLYWFPSLFAACVSAA